A region of Kineococcus rhizosphaerae DNA encodes the following proteins:
- the ligD gene encoding non-homologous end-joining DNA ligase, translating to MSSKAPAEEIDVDGIAVRLTSPDKVYYPSLGGAGRKRDVVDHYRLVAPALLSALRDRPTHLQRFPDGIEGEEVYQKRVPKFAPEFVETVNVTFPSGRTADVIRPTTTAALVWAAQQSTITFHPWPCTAPDVDHPDELRVDLDPQPGTGFTQARAVARDVLKPLLDELGIEGFVKTSGGRGVHVFVTIEPRWTFTEVRRAGIALAREVERRADGLVSTAWWKEERGETVFVDYNQNARDRTMASAYSLRRTARATVSTPLRWDELAGDLDPDDVTLTTFPARFAEVGDLWAHRRDRAFSLEPLLALADRDAGDGLGDLPYPPTYPKMPGEPKRVQPSRARNPPD from the coding sequence GTGAGTTCCAAGGCCCCGGCCGAGGAGATCGACGTCGACGGGATCGCGGTCCGGCTGACGAGCCCGGACAAGGTCTACTACCCCAGCCTCGGGGGCGCGGGCCGCAAGCGGGACGTCGTCGACCACTACCGCCTCGTCGCCCCCGCGCTGCTGAGCGCCCTGCGGGACCGCCCGACGCACCTGCAGCGGTTCCCCGACGGGATCGAGGGCGAGGAGGTGTACCAGAAGCGCGTCCCGAAGTTCGCGCCCGAGTTCGTGGAGACCGTGAACGTGACGTTCCCGTCGGGACGGACGGCCGACGTGATCCGCCCCACGACCACCGCCGCGCTCGTGTGGGCGGCGCAGCAGTCGACGATCACGTTCCACCCCTGGCCCTGCACGGCCCCCGACGTGGACCACCCCGACGAGCTGCGCGTCGACCTCGACCCCCAGCCGGGCACGGGGTTCACCCAGGCCCGCGCCGTGGCCCGCGACGTCCTGAAGCCCCTCCTCGACGAACTCGGGATCGAGGGTTTCGTCAAGACGTCCGGCGGCCGCGGGGTCCACGTGTTCGTGACGATCGAACCGCGCTGGACGTTCACCGAGGTCCGGCGGGCGGGCATCGCCCTGGCCCGGGAGGTCGAACGCCGCGCCGACGGCCTGGTGAGCACGGCGTGGTGGAAGGAGGAGCGCGGCGAGACGGTGTTCGTCGACTACAACCAGAACGCCAGGGACCGGACGATGGCCAGCGCCTACTCGCTGCGCCGCACGGCCCGGGCCACGGTGTCGACCCCGTTGCGCTGGGACGAGCTGGCCGGCGACCTCGACCCCGACGACGTCACGCTCACCACGTTCCCCGCCCGCTTCGCCGAGGTCGGCGACCTGTGGGCGCACCGCCGCGACCGGGCGTTCTCCCTGGAACCGCTGCTCGCCCTCGCCGACCGCGACGCCGGGGACGGCCTGGGGGACCTGCCGTACCCGCCGACCTACCCGAAGATGCCGGGCGAGCCGAAGCGCGTGCAGCCCTCG